A portion of the Mytilus galloprovincialis chromosome 12, xbMytGall1.hap1.1, whole genome shotgun sequence genome contains these proteins:
- the LOC143054283 gene encoding contactin-5-like: MKFLILFYIHSIAQILYLTEIKADGCRKSDDDLSYNGNISITRHGRTCRMWSTASRYQSEQLNYCRTPMGDSDNDGGPWCYDDINWDRCNVPICDGAVCPDLKGHNLETLDKKLTYQYGEEAYLKCKAGYKLFGQEFLTCDQSGKWNETIPSCGEIDECLSNPCLNGGGCTDGIDGYTCSCQDNFMGMNCQYDISKCDNTTCMNGGICKDVSNGTLCICQLGYTGENCQNIPAFKIAPQIFLSAKITFDEGDSMRYIPCFAEGIPLPTITWESVDKVSLPSNARQTFHYLMFESITLFDSGLYMCTAKNEMGTDIKVVHVIVTAKPAQLHTAPVIHSSSSTVKVDYYTDAKLVCNATGYPTPTVTWKYDNKVLQTSGSILMVRNVTNTTIGYYSCIASNDVGTNEVKILLEVTYDTPKIVIPPTTAVIMVGLSRNFTCIATGHPNPTISWSFKSFAQESTTMPSNQLHQDGHVLTLFALKALESGTLTCTALNDFGIDTASVAVIFRNALTVFG; this comes from the exons GTTGCAGAAAATCCGATGATGATCTTAGCTACAATGGAAACATAAGCATCACAAGACATGGGAGGACTTGTCGAATGTGGAGTACTGCCTCGCGTTACCAATCAGAACAACTAAATTACTGTAGAACTCCAATGGGGGATAGTGACAATGATGGTGGTCCATGGTGTTATGATGACATAAATTGGGATAGGTGCAATGTTCCTATTTGTGACG GTGCAGTATGCCCAGATTTGAAAGGCCATAATTTGGAAACATTGGACAAAAAACTCACATATCAATACGGAGAAGAGGCTTATCTTAAATGTAAAGCAGGGTACAAATTATTTGGACAAGAATTCCTTACATGTGATCAGTCCGGTAAATGGAACGAAACAATTCCTAGCTGTGGAG AGATAGATGAGTGCTTAAGTAATCCTTGTCTAAACGGAGGAGGATGCACTGATGGAATAGATGGATACACATGCTCTTGTCAGGACAATTTCATGGGAATGAACTGTCAGTATG ACATAAGCAAATGTGACAATACAACTTGTATGAATGGAGGAATATGTAAAGACGTTTCAAATGGAACCCTTTGTATTTGTCAACTAGGATATACCGGAGAAAATTGCCAAAATA TTCCAGCCTTTAAGATAGCGCCTCAAATTTTCCTAAGTGCGAAAATAACATTTGATGAAGGAGATAGTATGAGATATATTCCATGTTTTGCTGAGGGAATTCCTTTGCCCACTATTACGTGGGAGTCGGTTGAC AAAGTATCGCTGCCTTCTAATGCAAGGCAGACctttcattatttgatgtttGAAAGCATTACCTTGTTTGATAGTGGACTTTATATGTGTACAGCGAAGAATGAAATGGGAACAGATATCAAAGTTGTACATGTCATTGTTACAG CAAAACCTGCCCAGCTGCACACAGCACCTGTAATTCATTCATCATCATCTACAGTAAAAGTCGACTACTATACTGATGCAAAACTTGTATGCAACGCCACCGGATATCCAACGCCTACGGTAACATGGAAATATGACAAT AAAGTATTGCAAACATCCGGAAGCATCTTGATGGTACGAAACGTGACTAATACAACAATAGGATATTACTCATGTATCGCAAGTAACGACGTGGGAACTAATGAAGTAAAAATATTACTCGAGGTCACTTACG ATACACCTAAAATAGTAATCCCTCCAACAACAGCTGTAATAATGGTTGGATTGTCTCGCAATTTTACATGCATTGCAACAGGACATCCAAACCCGACAATTTCATGGTCTTTCAAGTCA tttgcaCAGGAATCTACAACAATGCCTTCCAATCAACTTCACCAAGATGGACATGTGCTGACTCTTTTTGCACTCAAAGCCCTTGAGTCAGGAACACTTACATGTACGGCATTGAACGATTTTGGAATAGACACAGCTTCAGTGGCAGTTATTTTTAGAAATG cGTTAACAGTTTTTGGTTGA